The DNA window TTTATCAAGTCTTTGATATGTGATCGGTTCTTATGCACATATAATCCTGTTTGCACACCAGCCATGTGTATTGCCACATACCCCAGGGTAGAGATTATTCCTTCGCGGTTGGCATTTAATAGACCAATCCGTGTGCCACTACCATCAGTGCCATACAATATTAACCTCTTCAGTGAGGTAAAGTCAAGGGCTAGCTGGTATAATACAGTAACACTGAGGGCAATAATCCAGGACTTATTTAggggaaaaataatgaaaagcagtGGTGTTATCAATTTCACAACTATTATGGTAAAGAAAAAGTTCCAGTGAACTCCATACTCAGTTAAATGTTCCTGATAACCTATTGATTTTATAATGGCTAATCGTCCAATTCCTAGGAAGACTAATGGCCAAACAGAGTACAATGAGTTTGTAAAGTAATGCAATTTGGACCCTTCCATACATTTTCTCCTCCTGACCTCTAGACAAACCATTGCAGTCCCAAAAACAAAGCCACCTACTCCAAAATCCATTGCTCCTGTCCCATAGAGCTCAGTTTTGGCAAATCTTCTGGGAAAAAATGGGAAGTCCACAGCCAAAATAGCAATAGCAGTGAATGCACCGGTAATTACACGGAAACAGGAGATGGCTGGAATGTATTCTGATTCTAGACTGATGTTCAAGaatttttcaaggattttttGGAAAGGCAGTCTGGCATAGCAGGTCCTCCTTCGGTATATTTGATAGAACAGCCCTGCCCCAAAGATAATTACAGCAAGAAGCTCAAGGAGGATAAATGAAGCCCAAATGGTCAAAGTGGCTACCATGGGAACTATTAGGACAACAAAGTCAATGAAGAATCTAGTTTTCCAGGTATGTGAGAAAGAACACAAGTACTGTGAGAAAATGATCAGGAACCCTCTGCACAGGATACAGAATGCAGGAAAGCACAATCCCTGGGTGATTTCCAGCACGGTGGTTCCATTGAGGTTACTAACAAAAGCTTCCTTCATCTGCTTTTGAGACATTTTTCTTCCTGTGAAAACAACAGCAAAGGAATGGATTTGTGAAAAGCAACATTCTTGTGTAATTAGCATACCTGGCTTAATTTTActagatttcagagaattttGGACCCTAATGAGTTCACCTAGGATTTGTGATTCCCCTTCCAAGGATTGTGGGAAGAAGCTTAACACTAATGCATTTGGATAGAAATGTCATACTAATAGTATGAAATTATTGGTTACAAAGCTTCAGCTATTCCCTGTACAAGACAGATTCACAAAGAAAGTgaatttggggccgggcgcagtggctcacacctgcaatcctagcactttgggaggccgaggtggggggatcacctgaggtcaggagttcgagactagcctggtcaacatggcaaaaccccgtctccactaaaaatacaaaaattagccaggcatgatggcacccgcctgtaatcccagctacttgggaggctgaggcaggagaatcacttgaaccggggaggtggaggttggagtgagccgagatcgtgccattgcactccagcctaggccacagagtgagactctgtctcaaaaaaaaaaaaaaaggaaaagaaaagaaagcgaATTTGGGATATAAACTCTGAGAATGGCATCATAGACAGATGGGAATTTCTATTATGGAGCACAATACATACCATCAAGATTCTTTGATGAAAATTGAATAGGCTTTACTAATGACTTTAATGCAAATTCAAAGGCTAGGGGCGAAGTACATTTTGAAGTTGGGGGCATTGGTTCCAGTTAAGAGCCTCTCTAAACCTACTGCCTCGGTACAAAACGTGACCCCTGCAGTGATTTCTGGATCTCCAGGCTGCTCCTTCCCTCATTTACAGACAGCTACGTTTTCAGGTTAGGATGGAAGTAGGTAAATTAAGAATGGATGTATAGCACATACTAGTGTTAGCTGCTCTTTTATTAAGGGCTGCAAAACACCTCTGAATGCCACACATAATTGTCTGAAAAACGGCATACTGGAAGAACACGTTTGTTGGTCAAACATGAACCTAGAGCTTCTCAGTGTAACATGAAGTGAATAAGTAagtgaatgcatgcatgcattatGGCCTGTCTGCAACCTGCGACAATACCTCACAGTtgaccattaaaaataatggtcAAATCAGtggatcattaaaaataaaaagtcctaGCCGagagcagtggcttatgcctgtaatcctagcgctttgggaggagagaggatcgcttgaggccaggagtgaaaaaaaagaaaaattaaaaattagctgaacgtggtggtgcgcgcctgtaatcccagccactcgccAGGCTGAGgggggaagatcgcttgagctgaggttgaaggctgcagtgagccgagatcgcgccactgcactcctacctgggcgacagagggagactccgtctcttaaaaaataaacataaaaagtcTTTTTCCTGACGCCCGACCTGGCCGCGCCCTGCCCGTATACCTCACGTGCTCCAACTGGTGCCGGCGCCCCCAGCAGAGGGTCTACGTGGGCACAGCCGCCGGACTCCCGCGGCACCCGCCAAACCACGCGGACACCAGCCGCTTCCGCCTCCCGCGCAGCGCTTCCGCCGACGGGGGCAACTTGCACTTCCGGGCCAGCAGGTTCCGCGCGTCTCCGCCCATGATGGCGCTCGTCCCAGTGTCCCGTGGGCTACCCACTCCTGTCCTTATGTCCTTTGGGCTGGTGCAAGCCAGATCTTCTAGGGCTGTAGCCCTGAGAGGAACGCCTGCAGAGGAAACGGCGCGCCATGCACCTCACGCGACCCCTCAGACCTCACGGCGAGGCCCTATCGGGGTAATGGGGTCCGCGGGACCCGCAGACTCTGCCGCGGCGACCTCTACTGAAAGACCCCCAGCCCTGGGGGCGCCCGAAGGCCCAGGAAACTGTGCTTCCGCGCTTCTCCCCCAGAACGTGGGAAGCTGCCGCTTTACCCTCATTTTACCCCTGGGTCGCAAAACATCTCACCGTCGATGGAACCCGCAAGCCGGACCCGGCATCCCGGCCAAGCCCCGCGCGGCGAGTGCGCGCCCCGCCCCTGGGGAGGAGCCGGCCGACCCCCGGCCACTTAGCTAGAGCCGCAGCCGACGGGGTGCGGTGCGGCGGTCCCAGCTGCCTCTTCTCACTgcttgctcctgctcctcctcttttctcccctccccGTGTTCTTCCCGCCGCCTGACCTAGCCCGCCCGCCTTTCCAGTCTGGCCGGGCGGGGGCCTTAAGCACGGCGGCTCGGGCCGTGGGACCGGTGAGTGTCACCCCGAGCCCAGATCTGAAGCCCTTCGCGACGCGGAAGGGGCTTGGGAGGCCAGTTTGCCCCGcagcgctgaggcaggaggcatcTCCACCTCCCCTTCCAAAGCGCCCtgtcccttctttcttcccttttccttttgacCGTCTTGTGCCTCACGAGGGGGTAGCCCAGCTCTTCGCTCTTGTTTGAAACAACCTCTCTTGATCACCCTCCACCTTGCCACCTGGCCGGCAGGGGGCGGCCTGGGTGGGGAGAGGGTACTTGCTCCACTCTTCGCCCAGCTCAGGACCCCGGGAGGGGGCGGCTGGTCCCGGGAGGCGTCAGGGCAGCTGCGCCCTTGGCTGGGGTCACATCCACCTTCCTGGGAAGGACATACTCTCCCCGTGCCAGGTGCTTCCGGAACGGCATCCCAGCCCTGGGTTTGGCGGCACGTCGCCCGGACCAGGAGTCCCCGGTTCCCCCGGGAAGCTGGGGGCGGAGCAAGCTAGTCTCACGAGACCGTTACCCAGATTTTCTCAGCGTCTGCCCACCCACTGTCCTCCACGCCTAAAAGAAACAGGCTGAGAAGGAGGAACTGGTGATCAGGTTGCCACTTGCCTTGATTCGGTGTTCCATTTACTCATTACCTTCTCCCTTCTGCCCACAGTGGTCACACCCTTTCCAGAAATTTTTGGCTGGTAACCGCGAAACCGACTGGAGCTGGGAGAACTGCAGAAAACTGCTCTAATCTCACTTGACTCCAGCTGGGAGCTGATGCTGCATCGTGATAACATTTGCAAAGCGCTCTCACAGGTATTAGCCCTTTTGATCCTTCATTTAGCCCTGTGAGATCTGGATATTATCACTCCGTTTTATAAACGAGGAAACAGAGTAAGGCTTAGACAGTTCTTGGGTTCTGTGCCAGGGGCCTTGGGCTTTGGATTCAAACCCCAAACCTGTTGTGCTGCGCCTCTGGACCTATTGCTTCAGATGAGTTCCCAGTTGAAAGAGCTTTGTTCTCTGGAGCCCTCTGCATGGCTGTCCCTTGGATGGGGTACAGTCCGTGTCCAGGGTCAGTGTGTCCAGCACAGTCCTGATGCCTGTTTCCACCTGAATTGTCCTTTTTCCAGCTTCTATGGAAGTCCCTATCCCTGGGTTTTTTAAAGATTTGATGTATTCAGAGCCTCAAGAAAGTCTCCACCAGCGTTAATCCATTGCAGGCACCCCTCACCCTCAGCCTCATCTCTCCTTGCTAGGGGTTTCGCCAAGGCCTAGAAAATTCCAAGTCTGAGGGTCCCTTAACCATTCTTCAAAGATTGGCTTAGGCCCAGCCTCACAACACCCCACCTCCCAGATGGGTTGTGCTCCCTGAAATCCTTACTTTCTCGAGGTTGACACTGGACTGTTCACCTGATTAGTGCTCCCAAATGGATCATCAACCCTTAGTCGTAGTGCTAACAGTGTTTATCTTCTGAGTGAATACTCAGATTTGTACTTTGTGTGGTGTTGTCAAACCATGACCTCATTGGCCTTCACAGCCACTCCTATGAGGCAGATTTAACTGTCCCCATTTTCAAGGTAAGAAATGAAGGCAGGTGATGTGGCTGACCCAGGATCACACACCCAGTGAGTGGTTGAACTGTGATTTCCCTACCACACCACACCTTTCCTGGAGCAGCAAGAGATGActccagcctcccctccccaccaacgACTGGCTACACAGAACTAGGATATTTCTGTCTAGTGTAGAAGATAGGGCACAAGGCTTCTCTGTTTCCCCAGTGTCTTATTCCTCCACGGCATGCTGACCCAGAGGATTTGCAGCCCCACCCcaacccaaaccctaaccctgTAATAAAACTGGCCCAGGGAGCCTCTGAGGCTCTCATAAAAGTTTCCCCTGTTTCCTAATTGGCAAGGGAAAGGACAGGCTCACTCTCTGCCCGGGCCTGCCTTGCATCTCATTTTGGTTGCTCCTACTAGGTGGGAAGAATAGGAGTGAGTGAGTCACCCCAGAAAAGCCCTCACCTGTGTATGGTCCTTGTCTTCTCTCATGCCGCAGGCTCTGGAGTGACTCGTGTGAGATTCCTCCAGAACTGAGCCCTTCGTTGGAACCATACCCCAGCCCATGGTCCCATGACTCGGTGGATAGTACTCCTTGTACCTCCTGCAACCCAGAACCCTGGCTGACCACTTCGAAGGAGGATGCTCCAGCAGGTAAAACCTGAACCTTAGATAACCCAGGCCCTCAAGCACC is part of the Chlorocebus sabaeus isolate Y175 chromosome 16, mChlSab1.0.hap1, whole genome shotgun sequence genome and encodes:
- the PIGW gene encoding phosphatidylinositol-glycan biosynthesis class W protein — encoded protein: MSQKQMKEAFVSNLNGTTVLEITQGLCFPAFCILCRGFLIIFSQYLCSFSHTWKTRFFIDFVVLIVPMVATLTIWASFILLELLAVIIFGAGLFYQIYRRRTCYARLPFQKILEKFLNISLESEYIPAISCFRVITGAFTAIAILAVDFPFFPRRFAKTELYGTGAMDFGVGGFVFGTAMVCLEVRRRKCMEGSKLHYFTNSLYSVWPLVFLGIGRLAIIKSIGYQEHLTEYGVHWNFFFTIIVVKLITPLLFIIFPLNKSWIIALSVTVLYQLALDFTSLKRLILYGTDGSGTRIGLLNANREGIISTLGYVAIHMAGVQTGLYVHKNRSHIKDLIKVACFLLLAAISLFISLYVVQVNVEAVSRRMANLAFCIWIVASSLILLSSLLLGDIILSFAKFLIKGALVPCSWKLIQSPVTSKKHSEYLIPEAERMEPRLCLITALNRKQLIFFLLSNITTGLINLMVDTLHSSTLWALFVVNLYMFSNCLIVYVLYLQDKTIQFW